Proteins from a genomic interval of Geodermatophilus obscurus DSM 43160:
- a CDS encoding sensor histidine kinase: MGRLRRRTAGRRARRDASVAASVAWFTGAGLAVTLALALLTGVLARRAGVEQGTRSFENLARVTAATLTPALDGDPGLPPGPTADLRTHVDALVKAGPVVAVRVRSSSGQVLWADDRSVVGRTDALPADARRALRTGSVASLAADPGDPGVVAGHSSGRVLVAWVGVEDVHGTPLLVEFHESYTEVTDLAQRTWMRFAPAALGALALLQVLQVPLAWRLASNLRRSRQSEDALLQAAVDASDAERRRIAGEVHDHTVQDLTALAFEIDAAQMRGAPRNAEDAELLERTAQGVRRTVEDLRSLLVALIPARGGFRGGLLPALQVLAQELTRSGIRVTVRADDARDLPGPTAALLYRCAQEALRNVVTHSRATSVEVAVTQDQGVATMEIEDDGQGFDERRLAERAAAGHVGLRALGELLVDVGGSLTLSSAPGEGTQLVATVPLATAAVTAGAAR, from the coding sequence GTGGGCCGGCTGAGACGGCGGACGGCGGGACGCCGAGCGCGACGGGACGCCTCGGTCGCCGCTTCCGTTGCCTGGTTCACCGGTGCCGGCCTCGCGGTGACGCTCGCGCTGGCCCTGCTCACCGGGGTGCTCGCCCGCCGCGCCGGTGTGGAACAGGGCACGCGGTCGTTCGAGAACCTCGCCCGCGTCACCGCCGCCACGCTCACCCCGGCCCTGGACGGTGACCCGGGCCTGCCCCCCGGCCCGACCGCGGACCTCCGCACCCACGTCGACGCGCTGGTGAAGGCCGGCCCGGTGGTCGCCGTCCGGGTGCGCTCCAGCAGCGGGCAGGTGCTCTGGGCCGACGACCGCAGCGTCGTCGGCCGGACGGACGCGTTGCCGGCCGACGCGCGCCGCGCCCTGAGGACCGGCTCGGTGGCCTCGCTGGCGGCCGACCCTGGGGACCCGGGCGTGGTCGCCGGTCACAGCAGCGGCCGGGTGCTGGTGGCCTGGGTCGGGGTGGAGGACGTGCACGGCACCCCGCTGCTGGTCGAGTTCCACGAGAGCTACACCGAGGTGACCGACCTCGCGCAACGCACCTGGATGCGGTTCGCGCCGGCCGCGCTGGGCGCCCTGGCGCTGCTGCAGGTGCTCCAGGTGCCGCTGGCCTGGCGGCTGGCCTCGAACCTGCGCCGGTCCCGGCAGTCGGAGGACGCGCTGCTCCAGGCAGCCGTGGACGCCTCGGACGCCGAGCGGCGCCGGATCGCCGGCGAGGTGCACGACCACACCGTCCAGGACCTCACCGCACTCGCCTTCGAGATCGACGCCGCGCAGATGCGCGGCGCACCCCGCAACGCCGAGGACGCCGAGCTGCTGGAGCGGACCGCGCAGGGGGTGCGCCGGACGGTCGAGGACCTGCGGTCCCTGCTCGTCGCGCTCATCCCGGCCCGGGGCGGCTTCCGCGGTGGGCTGCTCCCGGCGCTGCAGGTGCTCGCCCAGGAGCTGACCCGCTCCGGCATCCGGGTCACCGTGCGTGCCGACGACGCCCGGGACCTGCCCGGGCCGACGGCCGCACTGCTCTACCGCTGCGCCCAGGAGGCGCTGCGCAACGTCGTCACGCACAGCCGCGCGACCTCGGTCGAGGTCGCCGTCACGCAGGACCAAGGGGTTGCCACGATGGAGATCGAGGACGACGGGCAGGGGTTCGACGAGCGGCGGCTCGCCGAGCGGGCCGCGGCCGGGCACGTCGGACTGCGCGCGCTCGGGGAGCTGCTGGTGGACGTCGGCGGCTCGCTGACGCTGTCCAGCGCCCCGGGCGAGGGCACGCAGCTGGTCGCGACCGTGCCGTTGGCAACCGCCGCCGTGACCGCCGGAGCAGCACGGTGA
- a CDS encoding RsmB/NOP family class I SAM-dependent RNA methyltransferase has translation MSAPRRGNRRPPSRRSRPVLDGARLTAFDVLDGVSGRDAYANLLLPQLLRERAADLGERDAAFATQLAYGTLRATGTLDAVLAPLVSRPLAELDPRVLDLLRLGAYQLLDLRVPAHAAVDTTVALTRAIVGTGASGLVNAVLRKVAAGGDRAAWVERLDGDRDQRLALVTDHPRWIVEAWRDALRDEAEVEPALLADDAAPEVHLVARRVPREQLAAESGGQPGPWSPYAVRLGGGDPARVPSVREGRAAVQDEGSQLAALLLARAPLEGPDAAWLDVCAGPGGKSGLLAAVRPEGVRLTAADRAPHRAELVRQALRDEDDVEVLVADGRTPPWTPGSFDRVLLDAPCTGLGALRRRPEVRWRRTADDVPPLVELQTALLDGALASVRTGGVVAYVTCSPHTDETVAVVDAAAARDDVEVLPVAPLFPEVPGLARGDYGQLWPHRHGTDAMFMALLRRTR, from the coding sequence GTGAGTGCTCCCCGGCGCGGCAACCGGCGTCCGCCGTCCCGCCGCTCCCGGCCGGTGCTCGACGGCGCGCGACTGACCGCCTTCGACGTGCTCGACGGTGTCTCCGGCCGCGACGCCTACGCCAACCTGCTGCTGCCGCAACTGCTGCGCGAGCGCGCCGCCGACCTCGGCGAGCGCGACGCCGCCTTCGCCACCCAGCTGGCCTACGGCACCCTGCGTGCCACCGGCACCCTCGACGCGGTGCTGGCCCCGCTGGTCTCCCGGCCGCTGGCCGAGCTCGATCCGCGGGTGCTCGACCTGCTGCGGCTGGGCGCCTACCAGCTGCTGGACCTGCGGGTACCGGCGCACGCCGCCGTCGACACGACCGTGGCGCTGACCCGGGCGATCGTCGGCACCGGCGCCTCCGGCCTGGTCAACGCGGTGCTGCGCAAGGTCGCCGCGGGTGGCGACCGCGCGGCCTGGGTCGAGCGGCTCGACGGGGACCGTGACCAGCGGCTGGCCCTGGTCACCGACCACCCGCGCTGGATCGTCGAGGCCTGGCGCGACGCGCTGCGTGACGAGGCCGAGGTCGAGCCCGCGCTGCTGGCCGACGACGCCGCCCCCGAGGTGCACCTGGTCGCCCGGCGGGTGCCCCGCGAGCAGCTCGCGGCAGAGTCCGGCGGGCAGCCCGGCCCGTGGTCGCCGTACGCCGTCCGGCTCGGCGGCGGTGATCCCGCCCGCGTCCCCTCGGTGCGCGAGGGCCGGGCCGCGGTGCAGGACGAGGGCAGTCAGCTGGCGGCCCTGCTGCTGGCCCGCGCGCCGCTGGAGGGCCCGGACGCCGCCTGGCTCGACGTCTGCGCCGGCCCCGGGGGCAAGTCCGGTCTGCTGGCCGCCGTCCGTCCGGAGGGGGTGCGCCTCACCGCGGCCGACCGCGCGCCGCACCGCGCCGAGCTCGTCCGCCAGGCGTTGCGCGACGAGGACGACGTCGAGGTGCTGGTCGCCGACGGGCGGACGCCGCCGTGGACGCCGGGCTCCTTCGACCGCGTGCTGCTCGACGCCCCCTGCACCGGCCTGGGAGCGCTGCGCCGCCGCCCCGAGGTGCGCTGGCGGCGCACCGCGGACGACGTCCCGCCGCTGGTCGAGCTGCAGACGGCGCTGCTGGACGGCGCGCTGGCCTCGGTCCGCACCGGCGGCGTGGTGGCCTACGTGACCTGCTCGCCGCACACCGACGAGACGGTCGCCGTGGTCGACGCCGCGGCCGCGCGGGACGACGTCGAGGTGCTGCCGGTCGCGCCGCTGTTCCCCGAGGTGCCGGGGCTGGCGCGAGGCGACTACGGGCAGCTGTGGCCGCACCGGCACGGCACCGACGCGATGTTCATGGCCCTGCTCCGCCGCACCCGCTGA
- the def gene encoding peptide deformylase, with product MSVTPIRLLGDPVLRTPAAPVVDFDQELRRLVADLTDTMFAAGGAGLAAPQIGVGLRVFTWYVDGEVGHLVNPEVTPVGEETEEGPEGCLSIPGYTFDCRRHLYVAATGFDLHGEPVRVEGSHLLARAVQHEVDHLDGVLFVDRLDAEARAAALAAIGEAEWAGAGAWVPRVEVSPH from the coding sequence GTGAGCGTGACCCCCATCCGGCTGCTGGGCGACCCGGTGCTGCGGACCCCTGCCGCTCCGGTCGTGGACTTCGACCAGGAGCTGCGCCGGCTGGTCGCCGACCTCACCGACACCATGTTCGCCGCCGGCGGCGCCGGGCTGGCCGCCCCGCAGATCGGTGTCGGGCTGCGGGTCTTCACCTGGTACGTCGACGGCGAGGTCGGCCACCTGGTGAACCCGGAGGTGACGCCGGTGGGGGAGGAGACCGAGGAGGGGCCGGAGGGCTGCCTGTCCATCCCCGGGTACACCTTCGACTGCCGCCGGCACCTGTACGTCGCGGCCACCGGGTTCGACCTGCACGGCGAGCCGGTCCGGGTCGAGGGCTCGCACCTGCTGGCCCGCGCCGTGCAGCACGAGGTCGACCACCTCGACGGCGTGCTGTTCGTCGACCGGCTGGACGCCGAGGCCCGCGCCGCCGCGCTCGCGGCCATCGGCGAGGCCGAGTGGGCCGGCGCCGGCGCGTGGGTCCCCCGCGTGGAGGTGAGCCCCCACTGA
- the metK gene encoding methionine adenosyltransferase, whose protein sequence is MSRRLFTSESVTEGHPDKIADQISDSILDAMLAQDPRSRVAVETLITTGQVHIAGEVTTAGYVDIADIVRKTVLGIGYDSSRKGFDGASCGVSVSIGAQSPDIAQGVDTGYEARTAGTTDDEIERQGAGDQGLMFGYATDETPELMPLPIALAHRLSRRLSAVRKDGSVPYLRPDGKTQVTVVYEDDRPVGVDTVVVSSQHAEDISIEQLLAPDVQELVVEPELAALGLPTDGYRLLVNPTGKFVIGGPMGDAGLTGRKIIVDTYGGMARHGGGAFSGKDPSKVDRSGAYAMRWVAKNVVAAGLARRCEVQVAYAIGAAHPVGLFVETFGTGAVADEVLEKAISAAFDLRPGAIVRDLDLLRPIYAPTAAYGHFGRTDVDLPWERVDRVEALRSAAGV, encoded by the coding sequence GTGTCACGCCGCCTCTTCACGTCCGAGTCGGTGACCGAGGGCCACCCGGACAAGATCGCCGACCAGATCAGCGACTCGATCCTCGACGCGATGCTCGCGCAGGACCCGCGCAGCCGGGTCGCCGTCGAGACCCTGATCACCACCGGGCAGGTCCACATCGCCGGTGAGGTCACCACCGCCGGCTACGTCGACATCGCCGACATCGTCCGGAAGACCGTGCTCGGCATCGGCTACGACTCCTCCCGCAAGGGCTTCGACGGCGCCTCCTGCGGTGTCAGCGTCTCCATCGGTGCCCAGTCGCCGGACATCGCCCAGGGCGTCGACACCGGCTACGAGGCCCGCACCGCCGGGACGACCGACGACGAGATCGAGCGTCAGGGTGCCGGTGACCAGGGCCTGATGTTCGGCTACGCCACCGATGAAACCCCCGAGCTCATGCCGCTGCCGATCGCGCTGGCGCACCGGCTCTCCCGCCGGCTCTCGGCGGTCCGCAAGGACGGTTCGGTGCCCTACCTGCGGCCCGACGGCAAGACCCAGGTCACCGTCGTCTACGAGGACGACCGTCCGGTCGGCGTCGACACCGTCGTCGTCTCCTCGCAGCACGCCGAGGACATCTCCATCGAGCAGCTGCTCGCCCCGGACGTGCAGGAGCTGGTGGTGGAGCCCGAGCTCGCCGCGCTCGGCCTGCCCACCGACGGCTACCGGCTGCTGGTCAACCCGACCGGCAAGTTCGTCATCGGCGGCCCGATGGGCGACGCCGGGCTGACCGGCCGGAAGATCATCGTCGACACCTACGGCGGCATGGCCCGCCACGGCGGCGGCGCATTCTCCGGCAAGGACCCGTCGAAGGTCGACCGCTCCGGCGCCTACGCCATGCGCTGGGTGGCCAAGAACGTCGTGGCCGCCGGCCTGGCCCGCCGCTGCGAAGTCCAGGTGGCCTACGCGATCGGCGCCGCCCACCCGGTCGGCCTGTTCGTCGAGACCTTCGGCACCGGCGCGGTCGCGGACGAGGTGCTGGAGAAGGCCATCAGCGCGGCCTTCGACCTGCGCCCCGGCGCGATCGTGCGCGACCTGGACCTGCTGCGCCCCATCTACGCCCCGACCGCCGCCTACGGCCACTTCGGCCGCACCGACGTCGACCTGCCGTGGGAGCGGGTCGACCGCGTCGAGGCGCTGCGCTCGGCCGCGGGGGTCTGA
- the rpe gene encoding ribulose-phosphate 3-epimerase gives MSRSPLIAPSLLSADFARLAEESQRVADADWLHFDVMDAHFVPNLTFGLPVMQAVQAVSPVPLDCHLMIEDPARWAPGYAEAGARNVTVHAEACTDDPRAVARDLRAAGSLAGLALKPGTPLEEYLDVLPEFDTLLVMTVEPGFGGQRFLAETLPKVRRARELVDTGHLTLLVEVDGGINADTIEQAAAAGADVFVAGSAVYGADDPARAIAGLRAQAAAARQG, from the coding sequence GTGTCCCGGAGCCCGCTGATCGCGCCCAGCCTCCTGTCGGCGGACTTCGCCCGGCTGGCCGAGGAGTCACAGCGGGTCGCCGACGCCGACTGGTTGCACTTCGACGTCATGGACGCGCACTTCGTGCCGAACCTGACCTTCGGGCTGCCGGTCATGCAGGCGGTGCAGGCGGTCAGCCCCGTGCCGCTGGACTGCCACCTGATGATCGAGGACCCCGCGCGGTGGGCACCGGGCTACGCGGAGGCCGGCGCGCGCAACGTCACGGTGCACGCCGAGGCCTGCACCGACGACCCGCGTGCCGTCGCCCGCGACCTGCGCGCCGCCGGGTCGCTGGCGGGCCTGGCGCTCAAGCCCGGCACCCCCCTGGAGGAGTACCTCGACGTGCTCCCGGAGTTCGACACCCTGCTGGTCATGACCGTGGAGCCCGGCTTCGGCGGTCAGCGGTTCCTCGCCGAGACGCTGCCCAAGGTGCGCCGCGCGCGCGAGCTGGTCGACACCGGGCACCTCACGCTGCTGGTCGAGGTCGACGGCGGGATCAACGCCGACACCATCGAGCAGGCTGCCGCGGCCGGTGCCGACGTGTTCGTCGCGGGGTCGGCCGTCTACGGCGCCGACGACCCGGCGCGGGCGATCGCGGGCCTGCGCGCGCAGGCCGCTGCGGCGCGGCAGGGGTGA
- a CDS encoding primosomal protein N', which produces MARVVVDVPLAHLDRPFDYAVPDEMADEVRAGCRVRVRFAGQLVDGFVLELADSSEHGGKLTPLAKVVSPEPVLTPQVVALARAVAERWGGTVTDVLRLAVPPRRVAAEKRPPAEPPPPPPPPDPAGFARYPTGPALLTAVAEGRPARAVWTALPGEDWPARLVELCQAALSGGRGALVVTPDGRDLDRLAAAAEARLPQGSVVVLRADAAPDARYRRFLDAVRGTARVVLGTRAAVFAPVADLGLVAVWDDGDDLHAEPRAPYAHARDVLVHRAHLASCAAVVAATARTAEAQLLVESGWAHELVADRATLRAAAPRVQALGADAELARDPAARTARLPSLAHRVARQALADGAPVLVQVPRAGYAPGLACDRCRAPARCAVCSGPLGVAATPGPGGSRVPACRWCARPAATFDCPYCHGTKLRASVVGAARTAEELGRAFAGAAVRVSGRGSGVLPSVPPGPALVVATPGAEPVAEGGYGAALLLDSWALLGRADLRAGEETLRRWMNAAALVRPASAGGQVVVAADAAHPVVQALVRWDPGWLAARELADRRELGFPPATRMAALSGTAPALAEFLAAARLPADADLLGPVPEPSRPGQEGERERYLVRVPRAEGSALAHALAEVQGVRSAKKATEHVRVQLDPLDLV; this is translated from the coding sequence GTGGCCCGGGTCGTCGTCGACGTGCCCCTGGCGCACCTGGACCGGCCCTTCGACTACGCCGTCCCCGACGAGATGGCCGACGAGGTGCGGGCCGGGTGCCGGGTGCGGGTGCGCTTCGCCGGGCAGCTGGTCGACGGTTTCGTGCTCGAGCTGGCCGACAGCAGCGAACACGGCGGGAAGCTGACGCCGCTGGCCAAGGTGGTCTCCCCGGAGCCGGTGCTCACCCCCCAGGTCGTCGCGCTGGCCCGCGCGGTGGCCGAGCGCTGGGGTGGCACGGTCACCGACGTGCTCCGGCTGGCCGTCCCGCCCCGCCGGGTCGCGGCCGAGAAGCGCCCGCCCGCCGAGCCACCGCCACCGCCCCCGCCCCCCGACCCGGCCGGCTTCGCCCGCTACCCGACCGGTCCGGCGCTGCTCACCGCCGTCGCCGAGGGCCGGCCCGCCCGCGCGGTGTGGACGGCGCTGCCCGGGGAGGACTGGCCGGCCCGGCTGGTCGAGCTGTGCCAGGCCGCGCTCTCCGGGGGGCGGGGCGCCCTGGTGGTGACGCCCGACGGCCGCGACCTCGACCGGCTGGCCGCGGCCGCTGAGGCTCGGCTGCCGCAGGGGTCGGTCGTCGTGCTGCGCGCCGACGCGGCCCCGGATGCCCGGTACCGCCGCTTCCTGGACGCCGTCCGCGGCACCGCGCGGGTGGTGCTGGGCACCCGCGCCGCCGTCTTCGCGCCGGTCGCCGACCTCGGACTGGTCGCGGTCTGGGACGACGGCGACGACCTGCACGCCGAGCCGCGCGCGCCCTACGCCCACGCCCGCGACGTCCTGGTGCACCGGGCCCACCTCGCCTCGTGCGCGGCCGTCGTCGCGGCGACCGCGCGCACCGCGGAGGCGCAGCTGCTGGTGGAGAGCGGCTGGGCGCACGAGCTGGTCGCCGACCGCGCCACCCTGCGCGCCGCCGCCCCCCGGGTGCAGGCCCTGGGTGCCGACGCCGAGCTGGCCCGCGACCCCGCCGCGCGCACCGCCCGGCTGCCCAGCCTGGCCCACCGGGTCGCCCGCCAGGCCCTCGCCGACGGCGCCCCGGTGCTGGTGCAGGTGCCGCGTGCGGGGTACGCGCCCGGGCTGGCGTGCGACCGCTGCCGCGCCCCGGCCCGCTGTGCGGTCTGCTCCGGGCCGCTGGGCGTCGCCGCCACGCCCGGGCCGGGCGGGTCGCGGGTACCGGCCTGCCGCTGGTGCGCCCGCCCCGCGGCGACGTTCGACTGCCCGTACTGCCACGGCACGAAGCTGCGCGCCTCCGTCGTGGGCGCCGCCCGCACCGCCGAGGAGCTGGGGCGGGCCTTCGCCGGCGCCGCGGTACGGGTCTCCGGGCGCGGGTCGGGCGTGCTGCCCTCGGTGCCGCCCGGGCCGGCGCTGGTGGTCGCCACCCCGGGCGCCGAGCCGGTCGCCGAGGGTGGGTACGGCGCCGCGCTGCTGCTGGACTCCTGGGCGCTGCTCGGGCGGGCCGACCTGCGGGCAGGGGAGGAGACGCTGCGCCGCTGGATGAACGCGGCGGCTCTCGTCCGGCCCGCGTCGGCCGGTGGTCAGGTCGTCGTCGCCGCCGACGCCGCCCACCCCGTCGTCCAGGCGCTGGTGCGCTGGGATCCCGGCTGGCTGGCCGCCCGGGAGCTGGCCGACCGCCGCGAACTCGGCTTCCCGCCGGCCACCCGGATGGCCGCGCTCTCCGGGACCGCGCCGGCGCTGGCGGAGTTCCTCGCGGCCGCGCGGCTGCCCGCCGACGCCGACCTGCTCGGTCCGGTGCCGGAGCCGTCGCGCCCGGGTCAGGAGGGCGAGCGGGAGCGCTACCTCGTGCGGGTGCCGCGGGCGGAGGGGTCGGCCCTGGCGCACGCCCTGGCGGAGGTGCAGGGCGTCCGCAGCGCGAAGAAGGCCACCGAGCACGTCCGTGTGCAGCTGGACCCGCTCGACCTGGTCTGA
- a CDS encoding response regulator, with amino-acid sequence MIRVLVVDDHAVVRRGISSLLAAADGLECVGAVGDGDTALELVEQLDPDVLLLDLSMPGRDGVTVIRVLRERGHRTPVLVLTSFGEPDLVVPALVAGADGYLLKYQDGESILDAVRCIAAGGAPVDPMVTAAVLADLRDRGQGDLLTDREKEVLELVRQGLPNKVIARRLRISEATVKTHVTRILQRIGATDRTQAALWAERRLRPNEPPHRTTG; translated from the coding sequence GTGATCCGGGTGCTGGTGGTCGACGACCACGCCGTCGTCCGGCGGGGCATCTCCAGCCTGCTGGCCGCCGCCGACGGGCTGGAGTGCGTCGGGGCGGTCGGGGACGGCGACACCGCCCTGGAGCTGGTCGAGCAGCTGGACCCCGACGTGCTGCTGCTGGACCTGTCCATGCCGGGCCGGGACGGCGTGACGGTGATCCGTGTGCTGCGGGAGCGCGGCCACCGGACCCCGGTGCTGGTGCTCACCTCCTTCGGCGAGCCCGACCTCGTGGTGCCCGCCCTGGTCGCCGGCGCCGACGGCTACCTGCTCAAGTACCAGGACGGCGAGTCGATCCTCGACGCGGTGCGGTGCATCGCCGCGGGCGGCGCACCGGTCGACCCGATGGTGACCGCCGCCGTGCTCGCCGACCTGCGCGACCGCGGTCAGGGCGACCTGCTCACCGACCGCGAGAAGGAGGTGCTGGAGCTGGTCCGTCAGGGCCTGCCCAACAAGGTGATCGCCCGGCGGCTGCGGATCAGCGAGGCCACGGTGAAGACCCACGTCACCCGCATCCTGCAGCGCATCGGCGCCACCGACCGCACGCAGGCGGCGCTGTGGGCCGAGCGCCGCCTGCGTCCGAACGAGCCTCCCCACCGGACCACGGGATGA
- the fmt gene encoding methionyl-tRNA formyltransferase codes for MFAGTPEVAVPSLELLLASDHEVVAVLTRPDARSGRGRKVSRSPVAERADAAGVPALQPRSPREPEFLERLAELAVDSAPVVAYGALVPQAALDLPRYGWVNLHFSLLPAWRGAAPVQHAIMAGDEVTGASTFRLEAGLDTGPVYGVVTEPIAPRDTAGDLLGRLAISGARLLLATLDGIQAGTLEPEPQPVEGVSLAPRIDPADARVDWSLPSHVVDRRVRGVTPAPGGWTTWRGDRLRLGPVEPLSTSLGLAPGEVSVGPTGVLVGTGRGAVRLGEVQPAGKRLLPAPDWARGARPAPGERFDGGPS; via the coding sequence ATGTTCGCCGGGACGCCGGAGGTCGCCGTCCCCTCGCTGGAACTGCTGCTGGCCTCCGACCACGAGGTCGTCGCCGTCCTCACCCGGCCCGACGCCCGGTCCGGTCGCGGCCGCAAGGTGAGCCGCTCCCCGGTCGCCGAACGCGCCGACGCCGCCGGCGTCCCCGCGCTGCAGCCCCGCTCCCCGCGTGAGCCGGAGTTCCTCGAGCGGCTCGCGGAGCTGGCCGTCGACAGCGCGCCGGTCGTCGCCTACGGCGCCCTGGTGCCACAGGCGGCGCTGGACCTGCCGCGGTACGGCTGGGTCAACCTGCACTTCTCGCTGCTGCCGGCCTGGCGGGGCGCCGCACCGGTGCAGCACGCGATCATGGCCGGTGACGAGGTCACCGGCGCCTCGACCTTCCGGCTGGAGGCGGGCCTGGACACCGGCCCGGTCTACGGCGTGGTCACCGAGCCGATCGCACCGCGGGACACCGCCGGCGACCTGCTGGGCCGGCTCGCGATCAGCGGCGCCCGGCTGCTGCTGGCCACCCTCGACGGCATCCAGGCCGGCACGCTGGAGCCGGAACCGCAGCCGGTCGAGGGGGTCAGCCTCGCACCGCGCATCGATCCGGCCGACGCCCGCGTCGACTGGTCGCTGCCGTCCCACGTCGTCGACCGACGGGTCCGCGGGGTCACCCCCGCGCCCGGCGGGTGGACGACGTGGCGCGGCGACCGGCTCAGGTTGGGTCCGGTCGAGCCGCTGTCCACGTCCCTCGGCCTGGCCCCCGGCGAGGTCTCGGTGGGCCCCACCGGCGTGCTGGTCGGGACCGGCCGGGGCGCCGTCCGGCTCGGCGAGGTGCAGCCGGCCGGCAAGCGGCTGCTGCCGGCGCCCGACTGGGCCCGCGGGGCACGGCCGGCGCCCGGCGAGCGGTTCGACGGCGGCCCCTCGTGA